The following proteins are co-located in the Castor canadensis chromosome 5, mCasCan1.hap1v2, whole genome shotgun sequence genome:
- the Fbxl2 gene encoding F-box/LRR-repeat protein 2 isoform X1, translated as MVFSNSDEGLINKKLPKELLLRIFSFLDIVTLCRCAQISKAWNILALDGSNWQRIDLFNFQTDVEGRVVENISKRCGGFLRKLSLRGCIGVGDSSLKTFAQNCRNIEHLNLNGCTKITDSTCYSLSRFCSKLKHLDLTSCVSITNSSLKGISEGCRNLEYLNLSWCDQITKDGIETLVRGCRGLKALLLRGCTQVQRTDSALDDEALKHIQNYCHELVSLNLQSCSRVTDEGVVQICRGCHRLQALCLSGCSSLTDASLTALGLNCPRLQILEAARCSHLTDAGFTLLARNCHDLEKMDLEECILITDNTLIQLSIHCPKLQALSLSHCELITDDGILHLSNSTCGHERLRVLELDNCLLITDAALEHLENCRGLERLELYDCQQVTRAGIKRMRAQLPHVKVHAYFAPVTPPPAVAGGGQRLCRCCVIL; from the exons aatattttccttcttgGACATAGTAACTTTGTGTCGATGTGCACAGATTTCCAAG GCTTGGAACATCTTAGCCCTCGATGGAAGCAACTGGCAAAGAATAGATCTTTTTAACTTTCAAACAGATGTTGAG GGTCGAGTGGTAGAAAACATCTCGAAGCGATGTGGTGGGTTCCTGAGGAAGCTCAGCTTGCGAGGCTGCATTGGTGTTGGCGATTCCTCCCTGAA gaCCTTTGCACAGAACTGCCGAAACATTGAACATTTAAATCTCAATGGGTGTACTAAAATCACTGACAG CACGTGTTATAGCCTTAGCAGATTCTGTTCTAAGCTGAAACACCTGGATCTGACCTCCTGCGTGTCCATTACAAACAGCTCCTTAAAGGGCATCAG tGAGGGCTGCCGAAACCTGGAATATCTGAACCTGTCTTGGTGCGATCAGATCACAAAGGATGGCATCGAGACACTGGTGCGAGGATGTCGAGGCCTAAAAGCCCTGCTCCTGAGGGGCTGCACCCAGGTACAGAGGACAGATTCAGCT TTAGATGATGAAGCTCTAAAACACATTCAGAACTACTGCCACGAGCTTGTGAGCCTCAACTTGCAGTCCTGCTCG CGTGTCACGGACGAAGGTGTGGTGCAGATATGCAGGGGCTGCCACAGACTGCAGGCCCTCTGCCTCTCGGGCTGCAGCAGCCTCACTGATGCATCTCTCACAGCCCTGGGGCTGAACTGCCCCCGACTGCA AATTTTGGAGGCTGCACGATGCTCCCATTTGACTGATGCAGGCTTTACACTTTTAGCTCGG AATTGCCATGACCTGGAGAAGATGGACCTTGAAGAATGTATCCTG ATAACCGACAACACGCTCATCCAGCTCTCCATTCACTGTCCCAAGCTGCAAGCCCTG AGCCTGTCACACTGTGAACTCATCACGGACGATGGGATCCTGCACCTGAGCAACAGTACCTGTGGCCATGAGAGGCTGCGGGTGCTGGAGCTGGACAACTGCCTCCTCATCACGGATGCGGCCCTGGAGCACCTTGAGAACTGCCGTGGCCTGGAACGTCTCGAGCTGTACGACTGTCAGCAGGTCACTCGGGCAGGCATCAAACGGATGCGG GCTCAGCTCCCTCACGTCAAAGTCCATGCCTACTTTGCTCCTGTCACACCACCACCAGCAGTGGCAGGAGGTGGACAGCGATTGTGTAGGTGCTGTGTGATCCTCTGA
- the Fbxl2 gene encoding F-box/LRR-repeat protein 2 isoform X3, with amino-acid sequence MVFSNSDEGLINKKLPKELLLRIFSFLDIVTLCRCAQISKAWNILALDGSNWQRIDLFNFQTDVEGRVVENISKRCGGFLRKLSLRGCIGVGDSSLKTFAQNCRNIEHLNLNGCTKITDSTCYSLSRFCSKLKHLDLTSCVSITNSSLKGISEGCRNLEYLNLSWCDQITKDGIETLVRGCRGLKALLLRGCTQVQRTDSALDDEALKHIQNYCHELVSLNLQSCSRVTDEGVVQICRGCHRLQALCLSGCSSLTDASLTALGLNCPRLQILEAARCSHLTDAGFTLLARNCHDLEKMDLEECILITDNTLIQLSIHCPKLQALMLLEDGHVPGTAPGT; translated from the exons aatattttccttcttgGACATAGTAACTTTGTGTCGATGTGCACAGATTTCCAAG GCTTGGAACATCTTAGCCCTCGATGGAAGCAACTGGCAAAGAATAGATCTTTTTAACTTTCAAACAGATGTTGAG GGTCGAGTGGTAGAAAACATCTCGAAGCGATGTGGTGGGTTCCTGAGGAAGCTCAGCTTGCGAGGCTGCATTGGTGTTGGCGATTCCTCCCTGAA gaCCTTTGCACAGAACTGCCGAAACATTGAACATTTAAATCTCAATGGGTGTACTAAAATCACTGACAG CACGTGTTATAGCCTTAGCAGATTCTGTTCTAAGCTGAAACACCTGGATCTGACCTCCTGCGTGTCCATTACAAACAGCTCCTTAAAGGGCATCAG tGAGGGCTGCCGAAACCTGGAATATCTGAACCTGTCTTGGTGCGATCAGATCACAAAGGATGGCATCGAGACACTGGTGCGAGGATGTCGAGGCCTAAAAGCCCTGCTCCTGAGGGGCTGCACCCAGGTACAGAGGACAGATTCAGCT TTAGATGATGAAGCTCTAAAACACATTCAGAACTACTGCCACGAGCTTGTGAGCCTCAACTTGCAGTCCTGCTCG CGTGTCACGGACGAAGGTGTGGTGCAGATATGCAGGGGCTGCCACAGACTGCAGGCCCTCTGCCTCTCGGGCTGCAGCAGCCTCACTGATGCATCTCTCACAGCCCTGGGGCTGAACTGCCCCCGACTGCA AATTTTGGAGGCTGCACGATGCTCCCATTTGACTGATGCAGGCTTTACACTTTTAGCTCGG AATTGCCATGACCTGGAGAAGATGGACCTTGAAGAATGTATCCTG ATAACCGACAACACGCTCATCCAGCTCTCCATTCACTGTCCCAAGCTGCAAGCCCTG ATGCTTCTTGAGGACGGCCACGTGCCAGGGACTGCTCCAGGCACTTGA
- the Fbxl2 gene encoding F-box/LRR-repeat protein 2 isoform X2, whose product MVFSNSDEGLINKKLPKELLLRIFSFLDIVTLCRCAQISKAWNILALDGSNWQRIDLFNFQTDVEGRVVENISKRCGGFLRKLSLRGCIGVGDSSLKTFAQNCRNIEHLNLNGCTKITDSTCYSLSRFCSKLKHLDLTSCVSITNSSLKGISEGCRNLEYLNLSWCDQITKDGIETLVRGCRGLKALLLRGCTQLDDEALKHIQNYCHELVSLNLQSCSRVTDEGVVQICRGCHRLQALCLSGCSSLTDASLTALGLNCPRLQILEAARCSHLTDAGFTLLARNCHDLEKMDLEECILITDNTLIQLSIHCPKLQALSLSHCELITDDGILHLSNSTCGHERLRVLELDNCLLITDAALEHLENCRGLERLELYDCQQVTRAGIKRMRAQLPHVKVHAYFAPVTPPPAVAGGGQRLCRCCVIL is encoded by the exons aatattttccttcttgGACATAGTAACTTTGTGTCGATGTGCACAGATTTCCAAG GCTTGGAACATCTTAGCCCTCGATGGAAGCAACTGGCAAAGAATAGATCTTTTTAACTTTCAAACAGATGTTGAG GGTCGAGTGGTAGAAAACATCTCGAAGCGATGTGGTGGGTTCCTGAGGAAGCTCAGCTTGCGAGGCTGCATTGGTGTTGGCGATTCCTCCCTGAA gaCCTTTGCACAGAACTGCCGAAACATTGAACATTTAAATCTCAATGGGTGTACTAAAATCACTGACAG CACGTGTTATAGCCTTAGCAGATTCTGTTCTAAGCTGAAACACCTGGATCTGACCTCCTGCGTGTCCATTACAAACAGCTCCTTAAAGGGCATCAG tGAGGGCTGCCGAAACCTGGAATATCTGAACCTGTCTTGGTGCGATCAGATCACAAAGGATGGCATCGAGACACTGGTGCGAGGATGTCGAGGCCTAAAAGCCCTGCTCCTGAGGGGCTGCACCCAG TTAGATGATGAAGCTCTAAAACACATTCAGAACTACTGCCACGAGCTTGTGAGCCTCAACTTGCAGTCCTGCTCG CGTGTCACGGACGAAGGTGTGGTGCAGATATGCAGGGGCTGCCACAGACTGCAGGCCCTCTGCCTCTCGGGCTGCAGCAGCCTCACTGATGCATCTCTCACAGCCCTGGGGCTGAACTGCCCCCGACTGCA AATTTTGGAGGCTGCACGATGCTCCCATTTGACTGATGCAGGCTTTACACTTTTAGCTCGG AATTGCCATGACCTGGAGAAGATGGACCTTGAAGAATGTATCCTG ATAACCGACAACACGCTCATCCAGCTCTCCATTCACTGTCCCAAGCTGCAAGCCCTG AGCCTGTCACACTGTGAACTCATCACGGACGATGGGATCCTGCACCTGAGCAACAGTACCTGTGGCCATGAGAGGCTGCGGGTGCTGGAGCTGGACAACTGCCTCCTCATCACGGATGCGGCCCTGGAGCACCTTGAGAACTGCCGTGGCCTGGAACGTCTCGAGCTGTACGACTGTCAGCAGGTCACTCGGGCAGGCATCAAACGGATGCGG GCTCAGCTCCCTCACGTCAAAGTCCATGCCTACTTTGCTCCTGTCACACCACCACCAGCAGTGGCAGGAGGTGGACAGCGATTGTGTAGGTGCTGTGTGATCCTCTGA